In one Coriobacteriia bacterium genomic region, the following are encoded:
- a CDS encoding plasmid stabilization protein, with protein sequence MSERHEGYELRYLPIFWDDLNGAVTYIKDVLHAPEAARRLIDETEQAILQHLGNPMSAPVYKTTRNRPLPYYWFGVGNYMVFYVVDGNVMEVRRFLYGARDLTRMIP encoded by the coding sequence ATGTCAGAACGGCATGAGGGCTACGAGCTTCGATATCTTCCGATCTTCTGGGACGATTTAAATGGTGCCGTGACGTATATCAAGGATGTGCTGCATGCACCCGAAGCCGCACGGCGTCTTATCGATGAAACGGAGCAAGCCATTCTGCAGCATTTGGGAAATCCGATGTCCGCTCCAGTTTACAAGACAACACGCAACAGGCCGTTACCGTACTATTGGTTTGGTGTTGGCAATTACATGGTGTTTTATGTGGTTGACGGCAACGTCATGGAGGTCCGTCGCTTTTTGTATGGCGCCCGCGACCTTACGAGAATGATTCCCTAA
- a CDS encoding ABC transporter, whose amino-acid sequence MPTSGNNLFRRVFGTPSGVSPQKQFGLTRRSRFARLRELLSIVRRYHAFQGITPIEMRSMLEELGPSFIKIGQTLSTRSEILPPAYCEELSRLQTDVDPLPFDEVLATLDTIYGKERREQIFSEIDPTPLGSASLAQVHRAVLRESGELVAIKVQRPGVRVTMAQDIDMMRSLAKHAQRFMKGNQIVDLRDVVEELWQTFLEETDFDKEAQNLAEFAELNKDVAFLHCLKPYPQYCTEEVLVMEYVDGISIRDTQKLVKNGYDLAEIGEKLLDNYATQILDDGFFHADPHPGNIEIKDGCIVYLDLGNMGRLTPDERASFMRIIVAVGHESSTMLEDALIGFSVGGDVNAIDHPRLLSTLDRIIDRYASAEMDEIDIGAFLTDITNAMRECKLELPSCLTAVARGLVTLEGTLINFVGSFNMVDVINGHLSREKTPMDEFKQMTHDLIISLDRSARGLARATEYIGDVTHMLSRGQLKVNMEMLSSQEPLGKLSRIINRLTLGMITAGTLVSAALVSTISEPTVAGLPVLSFTGYCVGIGLTLWIIIDIIRHGGNNA is encoded by the coding sequence ATGCCAACGAGCGGCAACAATCTATTCAGGCGCGTCTTCGGCACGCCATCGGGTGTCAGCCCGCAAAAGCAGTTCGGGCTGACACGCCGCTCTCGCTTCGCGCGCCTACGCGAGCTACTGAGCATCGTACGCCGCTACCATGCCTTCCAAGGCATCACCCCCATCGAAATGCGCTCCATGCTCGAGGAGCTCGGCCCGAGCTTCATCAAGATCGGGCAGACGCTCTCGACACGCTCAGAAATACTGCCGCCCGCATACTGCGAGGAACTCTCGCGCCTTCAGACGGACGTCGATCCGCTTCCCTTCGACGAGGTGCTCGCCACGCTCGACACCATCTATGGCAAGGAGCGTCGCGAGCAGATCTTCTCGGAAATCGACCCCACACCCCTTGGCAGCGCTTCGCTTGCGCAAGTGCACCGAGCGGTCTTGCGCGAGAGTGGCGAGCTTGTCGCCATCAAGGTGCAGCGCCCCGGCGTCCGTGTCACCATGGCGCAAGATATCGACATGATGCGCTCGCTCGCCAAACACGCACAGCGCTTCATGAAGGGCAACCAGATCGTCGACTTGCGCGACGTGGTCGAGGAGCTCTGGCAAACCTTCCTCGAGGAAACGGACTTCGATAAGGAAGCCCAGAACCTTGCCGAATTCGCCGAGCTCAACAAGGACGTCGCCTTCCTCCACTGTCTCAAGCCGTATCCGCAATATTGCACCGAGGAAGTACTCGTCATGGAGTACGTTGACGGTATCTCGATTCGCGATACGCAGAAGCTTGTCAAGAACGGATATGACCTCGCCGAAATCGGCGAGAAGCTACTCGACAACTACGCCACGCAGATTCTCGACGACGGCTTCTTCCACGCCGATCCGCATCCCGGCAACATCGAGATCAAGGATGGCTGCATCGTCTATCTCGATCTTGGCAACATGGGCCGCCTCACGCCTGACGAGCGCGCAAGTTTCATGCGCATTATCGTCGCCGTCGGCCATGAGAGCTCGACCATGCTCGAAGACGCGCTCATCGGCTTCTCGGTCGGCGGAGACGTCAACGCCATCGACCACCCCCGCCTGCTCAGCACACTCGACCGCATCATCGACCGGTACGCATCGGCGGAGATGGACGAAATAGACATCGGCGCATTCCTCACCGACATCACCAACGCCATGCGCGAGTGCAAGCTCGAGCTGCCGAGCTGTCTCACCGCCGTTGCCCGCGGCCTGGTTACGCTCGAGGGCACGCTCATCAACTTCGTGGGCAGCTTCAACATGGTCGATGTCATCAACGGACACCTCAGCCGCGAGAAAACCCCGATGGACGAGTTCAAGCAGATGACGCACGACCTCATCATCAGCCTCGATCGCTCCGCCCGCGGTCTCGCACGCGCCACCGAATACATCGGCGATGTCACCCACATGCTGAGCCGCGGCCAGCTCAAGGTCAATATGGAGATGCTGAGCAGCCAGGAGCCTCTCGGCAAGCTCTCGCGCATCATCAACCGTCTCACGCTCGGCATGATCACGGCCGGTACGCTCGTGAGCGCCGCGCTCGTGAGCACGATCTCGGAGCCGACCGTCGCGGGGTTACCCGTGCTCTCGTTTACGGGCTACTGCGTCGGCATTGGCCTCACGCTCTGGATCATCATCGACATCATTCGCCACGGCGGTAATAACGCCTAG
- a CDS encoding DNA mismatch repair protein MutT — protein sequence MSVQTTLCYIDDGNAYLMLHRVKKEHDVNKGKWIGIGGKFEADESPEECMMREVREETGLTPHAWRYRGIVTFVSGRWVTEYMHLFTITGWTGTVRSCNEGILEWVPKDELLDLPHWKGDEVFLKLIADPEQPFFSLKLVYDANDELVEARLDGEPLDLIDWNWT from the coding sequence ATGAGCGTTCAGACCACGCTGTGTTACATAGACGACGGAAACGCCTACCTCATGCTGCATCGCGTGAAGAAGGAGCATGACGTAAACAAGGGCAAGTGGATCGGCATCGGTGGCAAGTTCGAGGCCGACGAAAGCCCCGAGGAATGCATGATGCGCGAGGTGCGCGAAGAGACCGGTCTGACGCCGCATGCGTGGCGCTACCGCGGCATCGTCACCTTCGTGTCCGGTCGCTGGGTGACGGAATACATGCATCTTTTCACAATCACGGGCTGGACGGGCACGGTACGGAGCTGTAACGAGGGCATATTAGAATGGGTGCCCAAAGACGAGCTCCTGGACCTACCGCATTGGAAGGGCGACGAGGTCTTCCTCAAGCTCATCGCCGACCCCGAGCAGCCCTTCTTCTCGCTCAAGCTCGTTTACGACGCAAATGACGAACTCGTCGAAGCACGCCTGGATGGCGAGCCTCTCGACCTCATAGATTGGAACTGGACATGA
- a CDS encoding prevent-host-death protein, with product MNIRPVSDLRNRYSDVENDVTKNGPVFLTKNGYGSMVVMSIEQFEYLNGGIETALDAADLQAASTHQRYTHDEVFGSIRRGLEDVRTA from the coding sequence ATGAATATTCGCCCTGTTTCTGATTTGCGCAATCGCTATTCCGATGTTGAAAATGACGTTACCAAGAACGGCCCTGTCTTCTTGACCAAGAATGGCTATGGCTCCATGGTCGTCATGAGCATCGAGCAGTTCGAGTATCTCAATGGTGGAATCGAGACTGCCCTTGATGCGGCCGACCTTCAGGCTGCGTCCACTCATCAACGCTATACGCACGACGAGGTGTTCGGCTCCATCAGAAGGGGACTCGAAGATGTCAGAACGGCATGA
- a CDS encoding endonuclease: MARKTGKVIGIIVAILVVFILALVAFLTVTEYNPPVMQEVEIHGTARETLESGQSVSVVTWNAGYGGLSEQADFFMDGGNGVRTISHDGVLANLAGIEDELAALDPDVIFLQEVDQDSERTYGINERARLATAFAPEYASAYALNFDVAYVPYPLPPIGAVESGIMTLSRMQPTSAERVQLPCPFSWPVRLGNLKRCLLVERIPITDSDAELVLVNLHLEAYDDGEGKAAQTAQLAQLLQEERAKGNYVIAGGDFNQSFSNVDTSMYPLQGDDLWQCGYIDVSSLGDGFTAAMDNTTPTCRSLDRPYDGSANFQFYMIDGFIVSDNVRIDALTTIDAGFEFTDHNPVLLNATLL, from the coding sequence ATCGCCCGCAAGACGGGGAAGGTCATCGGCATCATCGTCGCGATACTCGTCGTCTTCATCCTCGCATTGGTCGCCTTCCTCACCGTCACGGAATACAATCCGCCCGTCATGCAGGAGGTCGAGATTCACGGCACGGCCCGAGAAACGCTCGAGTCCGGACAAAGCGTCAGCGTCGTCACCTGGAATGCGGGCTATGGTGGTCTCTCCGAGCAGGCCGATTTCTTCATGGACGGCGGCAATGGCGTGCGCACCATCTCGCATGATGGCGTCCTGGCAAACCTCGCCGGCATCGAAGACGAACTCGCCGCCCTCGATCCCGACGTCATCTTCCTCCAGGAAGTTGATCAGGACTCCGAGCGCACCTACGGCATCAACGAGCGTGCCCGGCTTGCCACGGCGTTTGCCCCCGAATACGCATCAGCCTATGCCCTCAACTTCGACGTGGCCTACGTTCCCTATCCCCTGCCGCCCATCGGCGCCGTCGAAAGCGGCATCATGACGCTCTCGCGCATGCAGCCGACCAGCGCCGAGCGCGTGCAGCTCCCCTGTCCGTTCTCCTGGCCCGTGCGCCTCGGCAACCTCAAGCGCTGCCTGCTCGTCGAGCGCATCCCCATCACAGACAGTGACGCCGAGCTCGTACTCGTAAACCTGCATCTCGAGGCCTACGACGATGGCGAGGGCAAGGCGGCGCAGACGGCGCAGCTCGCCCAGCTGTTGCAGGAGGAGCGCGCGAAGGGCAACTACGTCATCGCCGGCGGCGACTTCAACCAGAGCTTCTCGAACGTGGACACGAGTATGTACCCGTTGCAAGGCGATGATCTGTGGCAATGCGGCTACATCGACGTGAGTTCGCTGGGTGACGGCTTCACCGCGGCCATGGACAACACGACACCCACCTGCCGCTCGCTCGACCGGCCCTACGACGGGTCAGCCAACTTCCAGTTCTACATGATCGATGGGTTCATCGTCTCGGATAACGTCCGCATCGACGCGCTCACGACCATCGATGCCGGCTTCGAGTTCACCGACCACAATCCCGTGCTGTTGAATGCGACGCTGCTGTAA
- a CDS encoding sodium-dependent transporter, which produces MAQRDRFSSNIGFLLVSAGCAIGLGNVWRFPYITGEYGGAAFIILYILFLMLFGLPMLCFEYTVGRASQKSISRAFDVLEPAGTKWHFMRWVGFIGNFMLMMFYTCVAGWMLDYFIKMASGEFNGLDTAQVGGVFETMLANPGEVVVWTIIVCVIGMLICGFGVNKGVERVTKFMMCALFVILLVLVVRAVTLPGAEGGLAFYLMPDFSKMFANGPAGFAEVVYAAMGQSFFTLSIGIGSMEIFGSYLGKERRIFGQALSVGVLDTVIALMAGLIIFPACFAFGVDPGSGPGLVFVTLPNVFAQMWLGQLWGALFFLFMSFAALSTVVAVFENIIAMFMDYKGWDRLKTVRIALVLITILSLPCALGFNVLSGVQVPGIGDIQGIEDFIVSNNLLPLGSLVFLLFCTRKFGWGWKNFIKEVDTGEGMKFPQWMHGWVSYCIPVLLVIIFIMGWMPIIGGWLGI; this is translated from the coding sequence ATGGCTCAACGCGATAGGTTTTCGAGCAACATCGGCTTTCTGCTGGTAAGTGCAGGTTGCGCAATCGGCCTGGGAAACGTCTGGCGCTTCCCCTACATCACGGGTGAGTACGGTGGCGCTGCCTTCATCATCCTCTACATTCTTTTTCTCATGCTCTTCGGCCTGCCCATGCTCTGCTTCGAGTACACGGTGGGTCGCGCAAGCCAGAAGTCCATTTCGCGCGCTTTCGACGTGCTTGAGCCTGCGGGTACCAAGTGGCACTTCATGCGCTGGGTGGGTTTCATCGGCAACTTCATGCTCATGATGTTCTATACCTGCGTGGCGGGCTGGATGCTCGACTACTTCATCAAGATGGCGTCCGGCGAGTTCAATGGCTTGGACACTGCCCAGGTAGGCGGCGTCTTCGAGACGATGCTCGCAAATCCCGGCGAGGTCGTGGTTTGGACGATCATCGTGTGCGTAATAGGCATGCTCATCTGCGGATTTGGCGTGAACAAGGGTGTCGAGCGTGTCACCAAGTTCATGATGTGCGCGTTGTTCGTGATCCTTCTCGTTCTCGTTGTTCGCGCTGTTACATTGCCGGGTGCCGAGGGCGGTCTGGCGTTTTACCTCATGCCGGATTTCTCCAAGATGTTCGCCAATGGTCCCGCGGGTTTCGCGGAGGTCGTCTACGCCGCGATGGGGCAGAGCTTCTTCACGCTCTCCATCGGCATTGGCTCCATGGAGATCTTCGGCAGCTATCTGGGCAAGGAGCGCCGTATCTTCGGGCAGGCGCTCTCCGTCGGCGTGCTCGATACCGTCATCGCGCTCATGGCCGGCCTCATCATCTTTCCTGCTTGCTTCGCTTTTGGCGTCGACCCGGGGAGCGGCCCGGGCCTCGTGTTCGTGACCTTGCCCAACGTGTTTGCGCAGATGTGGCTTGGGCAGCTCTGGGGCGCGCTCTTCTTCCTGTTCATGTCGTTTGCGGCGCTTTCCACGGTTGTCGCTGTGTTCGAGAACATCATCGCGATGTTCATGGATTACAAGGGTTGGGACCGCCTCAAGACCGTTCGCATTGCACTTGTGCTTATCACCATACTGTCGCTGCCGTGTGCTCTGGGCTTCAACGTTCTCTCTGGCGTGCAGGTTCCGGGCATCGGCGATATCCAGGGCATCGAGGACTTCATCGTCTCGAACAACCTGCTACCCCTTGGCTCGCTCGTGTTCCTGCTCTTTTGCACGCGCAAGTTTGGCTGGGGCTGGAAGAACTTCATCAAGGAAGTCGATACCGGCGAGGGCATGAAGTTTCCGCAATGGATGCATGGCTGGGTCAGCTATTGCATTCCGGTGCTCCTCGTTATCATTTTTATCATGGGTTGGATGCCGATTATCGGAGGCTGGCTGGGCATCTAG
- the mfd gene encoding transcription-repair coupling factor, with the protein MLIDQLQRQFFSAEKLKPVLAKLEAGDDTSLGIVASVRPFVVASLFAREPRTIFVVVSGNDAAERFANDVAAYIGRAHTCVYPERTDMPWQDVRPDHKIIGARARALGLLTLGRSVVVVASARALLRKVAPASGSVFSPLVVSCADGVVDAATGELVAYEDFADMLVSRGYERLGELDGPGTFTQQGDTVDVFGSGMTAPVRIEFFGDDVDGLRRVVASTGQTIGEIEQAEIWPAREFAVSAGGLKRLKEALRAELASNRETIDKVAMLEEGVVFGDMDRFAPYLYKELGQPISHAAKGSLIVIAEPRSLFDDAAHRFDEIQVMAHEAGVSDDELEGLFAAPAKMDFGTRQRLTLQSIMRIGGDVDADVAVQRPNVAGREEKLYTAIRAQIKAGMTTMFAVPDRRAREDFELVFGDCSIPFVEVPDEGEKSLDRRYLNIIDIDVPNGFIIPDARLAMISIADLSRRGGSARQAKNIDITDITFPYKPGDYVVHASHGIALFSGMVRQEAAGQERDYLLLSYAEGDKLYVPVEQIDRVTRYVGPDGSAPRLTRLHTADWSRTMGRARKSAKKLAFDLIDLYARRSSVKGFSYSSDTVWQEEMEQVFPYEETPDQLKAIADVKADMESEKPMDRLICGDVGFGKTEVALRAAFKAVSDKKQVMILCPTTILAQQHYTTFHDRFEPFGIRVEVMSRFRSSAQQKAALEGFADGSVDVLVGTHRLLSRDVNPKNLGLVIIDEEQRFGVGHKEQLKNLRESVDVLTLSATPIPRTLQMSLSGVRDMSLIHTPPPNRRPVAVHVGEWDEDIVSGAIRREMERGGQVYYVSNRVRTIEDALERVESAAPEARIGIAHGKMSAKQIETVMEQFAAGEIDVLVATTIIENGIDNPHTNTLIIEDSQRLGLAQLYQLKGRVGRSNQQAYAYFLFPPEKPLTEEATERLQAIGEFTDLGSGMKIAMKDLEIRGAGSILGAEQSGNMSAVGFDLFASMLAQAVADARGEQGIAHEDVQIDLAADFFIPEEYMPETDERVLFYRKIAAAQSVEDVDRIAESMQSKYGALSEPARNMLDRAKLKALAAECGVTSVTQSGGKVVIAPVSASLKSAAMKNDDARATLERLRALYFAKSDKYTVPCAKGESPLAPAMELLEALYEVAEDNR; encoded by the coding sequence ATGCTGATAGATCAACTACAACGTCAATTCTTCTCTGCGGAGAAGCTGAAGCCGGTGCTCGCCAAGCTCGAGGCAGGCGACGATACCTCGTTGGGCATTGTCGCGTCCGTGCGGCCCTTCGTCGTGGCATCCCTGTTCGCGCGTGAGCCGCGCACGATCTTCGTCGTCGTGAGCGGCAACGATGCGGCCGAGCGCTTCGCCAATGACGTCGCGGCCTATATCGGGCGTGCGCACACCTGCGTGTATCCCGAGCGCACGGACATGCCCTGGCAGGACGTGCGTCCCGACCACAAGATCATCGGTGCACGTGCGCGGGCGCTCGGACTTCTCACGCTCGGGCGTTCCGTGGTGGTCGTCGCCTCCGCGCGTGCGTTGCTGCGCAAGGTCGCGCCTGCCTCGGGCAGCGTTTTCTCGCCGCTTGTCGTCTCGTGTGCCGATGGCGTCGTGGACGCGGCAACGGGCGAGCTCGTCGCCTACGAGGACTTCGCCGACATGCTCGTGAGCCGCGGATACGAACGACTCGGCGAGCTCGATGGCCCTGGCACCTTCACGCAACAAGGCGATACGGTCGACGTGTTTGGTTCGGGCATGACCGCGCCGGTACGCATCGAGTTCTTCGGCGATGACGTGGACGGGTTACGTCGCGTGGTGGCCAGCACGGGCCAGACGATTGGCGAAATCGAGCAAGCCGAGATCTGGCCGGCGCGCGAGTTCGCCGTGAGCGCTGGCGGCCTCAAGCGTCTCAAGGAAGCCCTGCGTGCCGAGCTTGCGAGCAACCGCGAGACGATCGACAAGGTTGCGATGCTCGAGGAGGGCGTCGTCTTTGGCGACATGGATCGCTTTGCGCCGTATCTCTACAAGGAACTGGGGCAGCCCATCTCCCACGCGGCGAAGGGCTCGCTCATCGTCATCGCAGAGCCACGGTCGCTCTTCGACGATGCGGCGCATCGTTTCGATGAGATACAGGTCATGGCACATGAGGCCGGTGTCTCCGATGACGAGCTCGAGGGACTGTTTGCGGCGCCCGCAAAGATGGACTTCGGGACGCGTCAGCGCCTGACCTTGCAATCCATCATGCGCATTGGCGGTGATGTCGATGCTGACGTAGCGGTGCAACGCCCAAATGTCGCCGGGCGCGAGGAGAAGCTGTACACCGCTATCAGGGCGCAGATCAAAGCCGGCATGACGACGATGTTCGCGGTTCCCGATCGCAGGGCACGCGAGGATTTTGAGCTCGTGTTCGGCGACTGCTCCATACCCTTCGTCGAGGTGCCCGATGAGGGCGAGAAATCGCTTGACCGGCGCTATCTCAACATCATTGACATCGACGTGCCCAATGGTTTCATCATCCCCGATGCGCGCCTCGCGATGATTTCCATCGCGGACTTGTCGCGGCGTGGGGGCAGTGCCCGTCAGGCCAAGAACATCGATATCACCGACATCACCTTCCCGTACAAGCCGGGCGATTACGTAGTGCACGCATCGCATGGCATCGCCCTCTTCTCGGGCATGGTGCGTCAGGAAGCGGCCGGGCAGGAGCGCGACTACCTGTTGCTTTCGTATGCCGAAGGCGACAAGCTCTATGTTCCCGTCGAGCAGATTGACCGCGTGACGCGCTACGTGGGGCCCGATGGCTCGGCTCCGCGCTTGACGCGCCTGCATACGGCCGACTGGAGCCGTACCATGGGCCGCGCTCGCAAATCGGCCAAGAAGCTCGCATTCGACCTGATCGATCTGTATGCGCGGCGCTCTTCCGTCAAGGGCTTCTCATATTCGTCGGACACCGTCTGGCAGGAGGAGATGGAACAGGTCTTTCCCTATGAGGAGACGCCTGACCAGCTCAAGGCCATCGCCGATGTGAAGGCCGACATGGAATCCGAGAAGCCCATGGATCGCCTCATTTGCGGTGACGTGGGCTTTGGCAAGACCGAAGTCGCGCTGCGTGCGGCGTTCAAGGCCGTGAGTGACAAGAAGCAGGTCATGATTCTGTGTCCGACGACGATTCTCGCGCAGCAGCACTATACGACCTTTCACGACCGCTTCGAGCCCTTCGGCATCCGCGTCGAAGTCATGAGCCGCTTCAGGTCGAGTGCCCAGCAGAAGGCCGCCCTCGAGGGCTTTGCCGATGGCAGCGTCGATGTGCTCGTGGGCACGCACCGTCTGCTGAGTCGCGATGTGAACCCGAAGAATCTCGGGCTTGTCATCATTGACGAGGAACAGCGCTTTGGCGTGGGCCATAAGGAGCAGCTCAAGAACCTGCGCGAATCCGTCGACGTCCTTACGCTTTCGGCCACGCCCATCCCGCGCACTCTGCAGATGTCGCTGTCCGGCGTGCGCGACATGTCGCTTATCCATACGCCGCCGCCCAACAGGCGTCCCGTCGCCGTGCATGTGGGCGAGTGGGATGAGGACATCGTAAGCGGCGCCATCAGGCGCGAGATGGAGCGCGGGGGGCAGGTGTATTACGTGAGCAATCGCGTGCGCACCATCGAGGACGCGCTCGAGCGTGTCGAGTCGGCAGCACCGGAAGCGCGCATTGGCATCGCGCACGGCAAGATGAGCGCCAAGCAGATCGAGACCGTGATGGAGCAGTTCGCGGCGGGCGAGATCGACGTGCTCGTCGCCACCACCATCATCGAAAACGGCATCGATAACCCGCACACCAACACGCTCATCATCGAAGATTCGCAGCGCCTGGGCCTGGCGCAGCTCTATCAGCTCAAAGGCCGCGTCGGTCGCTCGAACCAGCAGGCCTACGCATACTTCCTCTTCCCGCCCGAGAAGCCCCTGACCGAAGAGGCGACCGAGCGCTTGCAGGCGATCGGCGAGTTCACGGACCTGGGCAGTGGCATGAAGATCGCGATGAAGGACCTCGAGATCCGTGGTGCGGGAAGCATTCTGGGCGCCGAGCAGAGCGGCAACATGAGCGCCGTCGGCTTCGATTTGTTCGCATCGATGCTGGCGCAAGCGGTGGCCGACGCCCGTGGCGAGCAGGGGATTGCGCACGAGGACGTGCAAATCGACCTGGCTGCGGACTTCTTCATTCCCGAGGAATACATGCCCGAAACCGACGAGCGCGTGCTGTTCTATCGCAAGATCGCCGCCGCGCAGAGCGTGGAGGACGTGGATAGGATCGCCGAGAGCATGCAGTCGAAATACGGCGCGCTGTCCGAACCCGCACGCAACATGCTCGATCGCGCCAAGCTCAAGGCGCTGGCTGCCGAATGCGGGGTCACGTCGGTCACGCAATCGGGTGGCAAGGTCGTGATCGCGCCGGTGTCGGCGTCACTCAAGAGCGCGGCGATGAAGAACGATGACGCACGCGCGACGCTCGAGCGACTGCGGGCGCTGTACTTCGCGAAGTCCGATAAGTACACGGTGCCCTGCGCCAAGGGCGAGTCGCCGCTTGCGCCCGCCATGGAGCTTCTCGAGGCGCTCTACGAAGTGGCGGAGGACAACAGGTAG
- a CDS encoding cysteine synthase A, whose translation MVYDNVLEAMGHTPLIRLRHIPDENCAQILVKFEALNVGGSIKTRTAYNMILQAERRGEIAPGKTTIIEPTSGNQGIGLALVGAVRGYDVRIIMPDSVSVERRKICEAYGAQIELVHDDGDIGKAIETCAELAREQAAADPNAFMPDQFSNVDNVAIQRTQTAVEILEDVNESGIVIDGFACGFGTGGSISGIGSALKQANPDTIVWAAEPENAAMLAGGNIGTHLQMGIGDGVIPAILDRSVIDATCVVSDDEAIMMAQRLAREEGLLCGISSGTNVVAAMLLGYELGPDATVLTVLTDTGERYFSTPLFGE comes from the coding sequence ATGGTTTACGACAACGTGCTCGAGGCGATGGGACACACGCCTCTCATCCGTCTGCGGCATATTCCCGACGAGAACTGCGCGCAGATTCTCGTGAAGTTCGAAGCACTCAACGTCGGCGGCTCAATCAAGACGCGTACGGCGTACAACATGATTCTCCAGGCCGAGCGGCGCGGCGAAATCGCGCCCGGCAAGACCACCATCATCGAGCCGACGAGCGGCAACCAGGGCATCGGCTTGGCTCTCGTGGGCGCGGTGCGCGGCTACGACGTGCGCATCATCATGCCCGATTCGGTCTCGGTCGAGCGTCGCAAGATCTGTGAGGCCTACGGCGCGCAGATCGAGCTCGTGCACGATGACGGCGACATCGGCAAAGCCATCGAAACCTGCGCAGAGCTCGCCCGCGAGCAGGCGGCGGCAGATCCCAACGCCTTCATGCCCGACCAGTTCTCGAACGTCGACAACGTCGCCATCCAACGCACGCAGACGGCCGTGGAGATTCTCGAGGATGTCAACGAGTCCGGCATCGTCATCGACGGCTTCGCCTGCGGCTTTGGCACCGGCGGCTCCATCTCGGGCATTGGTAGCGCGCTCAAGCAGGCGAATCCCGATACCATCGTCTGGGCAGCCGAGCCTGAAAACGCCGCGATGCTGGCCGGCGGCAACATCGGCACGCATCTGCAAATGGGCATCGGCGACGGCGTCATCCCCGCCATCCTCGACCGCAGCGTCATCGATGCGACCTGCGTAGTGAGCGATGACGAGGCAATCATGATGGCCCAGCGTCTCGCACGCGAGGAGGGGCTGCTCTGCGGCATCTCGAGTGGGACGAATGTCGTCGCGGCGATGTTGCTCGGCTACGAACTCGGCCCGGATGCGACTGTCCTGACCGTACTTACCGACACCGGCGAGCGCTACTTCTCGACCCCGCTGTTTGGGGAGTAG
- a CDS encoding Hsp33 family molecular chaperone HslO, which translates to MKRDHVVRATAADGTIRAFAVYSRGLVEDARRMHELSRTATAALGRTLTAAVMMGTMMKGDKDALSIVFNGDGSLGNITVTAKSDGSVKGYVGNPQASLPSKVGEKLRVGEVVGKGTLRIIYDLAMREPYSGVVEIQSGEIADDIAYYLTSSDQIPSAVSLGVLLNEDSSVREAGGFIVQLMDGATDETAALLEERVAALPSMTTMLTEGETPESILERLLGDMDLQILEDGPVEFRCDCTRERTLKLLSLVSADELQDMVDEGEDVEMVCAFCNSKYQYSPEEIAGLMEE; encoded by the coding sequence ATGAAGCGCGACCACGTGGTGCGTGCCACCGCCGCCGACGGGACCATCCGCGCCTTTGCCGTGTACTCGCGTGGGCTCGTGGAGGACGCGCGACGCATGCACGAGCTGTCGCGCACGGCCACGGCCGCCTTGGGCCGCACGCTCACAGCCGCCGTCATGATGGGCACGATGATGAAGGGCGACAAGGATGCGCTCTCCATCGTCTTCAATGGCGATGGATCGCTGGGCAATATCACCGTGACGGCCAAATCGGACGGAAGCGTCAAGGGGTATGTGGGCAATCCACAGGCCTCGCTTCCCTCCAAGGTGGGCGAGAAGCTCCGCGTGGGCGAGGTCGTGGGCAAGGGCACGCTGCGGATCATTTATGACCTGGCGATGCGCGAGCCTTACAGCGGTGTCGTCGAAATCCAATCCGGCGAGATTGCCGATGACATCGCGTATTACCTCACGTCAAGCGACCAGATTCCCTCGGCGGTTTCGCTGGGCGTGCTGCTCAACGAGGACAGCTCCGTGCGCGAGGCGGGCGGCTTCATCGTTCAGCTTATGGACGGAGCGACCGACGAGACGGCTGCGCTGCTCGAGGAGCGCGTCGCGGCTCTGCCCTCGATGACGACGATGCTCACGGAGGGCGAGACGCCCGAGAGCATACTCGAGCGCTTGCTCGGTGACATGGACTTGCAGATTCTCGAGGACGGCCCGGTGGAGTTTCGCTGCGATTGTACGCGCGAGCGCACGCTCAAGCTACTTTCGCTCGTGAGTGCCGACGAGCTGCAGGACATGGTCGACGAGGGCGAGGACGTGGAGATGGTCTGCGCGTTCTGCAACAGCAAGTACCAGTACAGCCCCGAGGAGATTGCAGGGCTGATGGAGGAGTGA